The Oscillospiraceae bacterium genome contains a region encoding:
- a CDS encoding membrane protein — MSGPLLFLLVALIALAGSFVQSTTGFGYAVTCMALWPLLLPFKTATVVELITATFMTVTIAVRYWKFINWRQLVWPCVVAVCTNWVGVQILQSSTETFLRRVLGAALMVLAVYFLFFSERLRIRPTRSNGMIAGAVAGLSGGMFSIGGPPIVAYYLNALEDKREYTATTQMFFIITTMALLVMHIRLGNVTREVLRFSAAAVAGLAVGTGLGLSVFRRLPLTTIKRLVYGFMLGMGLYILIFG; from the coding sequence ATGAGCGGGCCGCTGCTGTTTTTGCTGGTGGCGCTGATTGCCTTGGCGGGCAGCTTTGTACAGAGCACCACCGGGTTCGGCTACGCGGTCACCTGCATGGCGTTGTGGCCGCTGCTGCTGCCCTTTAAAACGGCCACGGTGGTGGAGCTTATCACCGCCACCTTCATGACCGTGACAATTGCCGTGCGCTACTGGAAATTCATCAACTGGCGGCAGCTGGTATGGCCCTGCGTGGTGGCCGTGTGCACCAACTGGGTGGGGGTGCAGATCCTGCAAAGCAGCACCGAAACGTTTCTGCGGCGCGTGCTGGGTGCGGCGCTGATGGTATTGGCGGTCTATTTTTTGTTTTTCAGTGAGCGGCTGCGCATCCGCCCCACCCGCAGCAACGGCATGATCGCCGGGGCGGTAGCGGGGCTTTCGGGCGGCATGTTCAGCATCGGCGGGCCGCCCATCGTGGCCTATTACCTGAACGCGCTGGAGGATAAGCGCGAATATACCGCCACGACCCAGATGTTCTTTATTATCACCACCATGGCGCTGCTGGTAATGCACATCCGCCTGGGCAACGTGACCCGGGAGGTGCTGCGGTTCAGCGCGGCGGCCGTGGCGGGCCTGGCGGTGGGCACCGGCTTGGGCCTTTCGGTGTTCCGCCGGCTGCCCCTGACCACCATCAAAAGGCTGGTGTACGGCTTCATGCTGGGTATGGGGCTTTACATCCTTATCTTTGGATAA
- the nagA gene encoding N-acetylglucosamine-6-phosphate deacetylase, giving the protein MELVIKNGLVYTGGRFAERQVYIKDGVIAQVAPRAEAPAGCPELDLGGKRLAPGFIDVHTHGGAGVDVNAATAEQLNGTIGRFFASQGTTGWLASVLTDTPEQTLWCIGQIKAAMAEAGQHAQLLGVHLEGPFLAPEYKGAMPEHLLQKGNAALFRRYAEAAQGAVKYITVSPEVEGVPAMIRDIAGEVVVAIGHSGADYDTAIACIENGAASATHTFNAMKLLHQHFPAIMGAVLESDVYCEAICDGRHLHPATVRFLLKCKGLDRVVAITDSIMAAGLPDGNYKLGVNDVVVVDGDAKLAGGGSRAGSTLTTGQALKNLVAFTGRPAEDLLPLLTENPADLLRMGARKGRVKPGWDADLVVLDEDLTVLRTLVGGRTVFERT; this is encoded by the coding sequence ATGGAACTGGTAATCAAAAACGGGCTGGTCTATACCGGCGGCCGCTTTGCAGAGCGGCAGGTATACATCAAGGATGGTGTGATTGCCCAGGTGGCTCCCCGGGCGGAGGCCCCGGCGGGCTGCCCGGAACTGGATCTTGGCGGCAAACGCCTGGCCCCCGGATTTATCGATGTGCACACCCATGGCGGCGCGGGGGTGGATGTGAACGCGGCAACGGCAGAGCAGCTGAACGGCACCATTGGCCGTTTTTTTGCCAGTCAAGGCACCACAGGCTGGCTTGCCAGCGTGCTGACCGACACGCCCGAGCAAACCTTGTGGTGCATCGGGCAGATCAAGGCCGCCATGGCTGAGGCCGGGCAGCACGCCCAGCTCTTGGGCGTGCACCTGGAGGGGCCGTTTCTGGCGCCGGAGTACAAGGGCGCCATGCCGGAACACCTGCTGCAAAAAGGGAACGCCGCCCTGTTCCGCCGGTATGCCGAGGCAGCGCAGGGCGCTGTGAAGTATATCACCGTGAGCCCGGAGGTGGAAGGGGTGCCGGCTATGATCCGGGACATCGCCGGCGAGGTGGTGGTGGCCATCGGCCATTCGGGGGCGGATTACGACACCGCCATAGCCTGCATTGAGAATGGGGCGGCCAGCGCCACCCACACCTTCAACGCCATGAAACTGCTGCACCAGCATTTCCCCGCCATTATGGGCGCAGTGCTGGAGAGCGATGTGTACTGTGAGGCGATCTGCGACGGGCGGCACCTGCACCCGGCCACCGTGCGCTTTTTACTTAAATGCAAGGGCCTGGATCGGGTGGTTGCCATTACCGACAGCATTATGGCCGCCGGCCTGCCGGACGGCAATTATAAGCTGGGCGTGAACGACGTGGTGGTGGTGGACGGCGACGCAAAGCTGGCCGGCGGCGGCAGCCGTGCGGGCAGCACCCTGACCACCGGCCAGGCGCTGAAAAATCTGGTGGCCTTTACCGGCCGGCCCGCTGAGGATCTTCTGCCCCTGCTCACCGAAAACCCGGCGGACCTTTTGCGCATGGGCGCCCGCAAGGGCCGGGTCAAGCCGGGCTGGGACGCCGACCTGGTGGTGCTGGACGAGGACCTTACCGTGCTGCGTACCCTTGTGGGCGGGCGCACCGTGTTCGAGCGCACATGA
- a CDS encoding glucosamine-6-phosphate isomerase encodes MYEYYQISAQELGKNAKTPILKLGDSGEVFYELALEMVNTIKRHNAEGRPTVFICPVGPVGQYPIFVRMVNRDRVSLKNCWFLNMDEYLTDEGEWVEKSHRLSFRGFMDRAVYTQVDPALLMPEAQRVFPDPHDPENLQRVIAAVGGVDIAFGGIGINGHLAFNEAQDELTPDEFAALPTRVLEISRETRVANAIGDLNGAIDAMPQKCVTIGMAQILGARKIRLGVFRDWHRSVVRQAAYGEVSAHFPATLVQRHPDALIITNANAAQQPF; translated from the coding sequence ATGTACGAATATTATCAGATCAGCGCCCAGGAGCTGGGCAAAAACGCCAAGACCCCCATTTTAAAACTGGGCGATTCCGGCGAGGTGTTTTACGAGCTGGCCCTGGAGATGGTGAACACCATCAAGCGGCACAACGCCGAGGGGCGCCCCACCGTGTTCATCTGCCCGGTGGGCCCGGTGGGCCAATATCCTATTTTTGTGCGCATGGTCAACCGCGACCGGGTGAGCCTGAAAAACTGCTGGTTTTTAAATATGGACGAATACCTCACCGACGAGGGCGAGTGGGTGGAAAAGAGCCATCGCCTCTCCTTCCGGGGCTTTATGGACCGGGCGGTCTACACCCAGGTGGATCCGGCGCTGCTCATGCCCGAGGCCCAGCGCGTGTTCCCCGACCCCCACGACCCTGAAAACCTGCAGCGGGTCATTGCGGCGGTGGGCGGAGTGGATATCGCCTTCGGGGGCATCGGCATCAACGGGCACCTGGCTTTCAACGAGGCGCAGGATGAGCTTACCCCCGACGAATTTGCGGCTCTGCCCACCCGTGTGCTGGAGATCAGCCGGGAAACACGGGTGGCAAACGCCATTGGCGATCTGAACGGGGCCATCGACGCCATGCCACAAAAGTGTGTGACCATTGGAATGGCCCAAATCCTGGGCGCGCGCAAAATACGCCTCGGCGTTTTCCGGGACTGGCACCGCTCGGTGGTGCGGCAGGCGGCTTACGGCGAGGTAAGCGCCCATTTTCCGGCAACGCTGGTGCAGCGCCACCCGGACGCGCTGATCATCACCAATGCGAACGCGGCGCAGCAGCCGTTTTAA
- a CDS encoding DNA-binding response regulator, with product MISILIADDFDLLREDLKELINDQPDMRVVGEAASGAAIVELARSVKSDIILMDIEMENMSAGVTAAEAIRDADPGRMILYLTAHDTEKMILTAMGTGAVDYIVKGCPDEEVLAHIRAAAAGRPLLDAKVQNTVMQEYNRLRRSERSLLFFINNVSQLTAAERELVHLLLQGKKVKEIAAARCVEVVTVKTQIKGLLHKFGCSRTKEIVEMIQQLGITHLF from the coding sequence ATGATCTCGATCCTGATCGCTGACGATTTTGACCTGCTGCGGGAGGACTTGAAGGAGCTGATCAACGACCAGCCGGACATGCGGGTGGTGGGCGAGGCCGCCAGCGGCGCGGCCATTGTGGAGCTGGCGCGAAGTGTGAAAAGCGACATTATCCTGATGGACATTGAGATGGAGAATATGTCGGCGGGCGTCACGGCCGCCGAGGCCATCCGCGATGCTGACCCGGGCCGGATGATCCTGTATCTCACGGCGCACGACACCGAAAAAATGATTCTTACTGCCATGGGCACCGGCGCGGTGGATTACATTGTAAAGGGCTGCCCGGACGAGGAGGTGCTGGCCCACATCCGCGCAGCGGCGGCCGGCCGCCCCCTGCTGGATGCGAAAGTGCAGAATACCGTCATGCAGGAGTATAACCGCCTGCGCCGTTCTGAGCGCAGCCTTCTGTTTTTCATCAACAACGTTTCCCAGCTCACCGCCGCAGAGCGGGAGCTGGTGCACCTGCTTTTGCAGGGCAAAAAGGTAAAGGAGATCGCCGCCGCGCGCTGTGTGGAGGTGGTCACGGTGAAGACCCAGATCAAGGGCCTTCTGCACAAGTTTGGGTGCAGCCGCACCAAGGAGATCGTGGAGATGATCCAGCAGCTGGGCATCACACATTTGTTTTGA
- a CDS encoding ethanolamine utilization protein EutG: MKKILCLVLALAMMSLALVACGGTTSTPASTPASQPASQPASMADSEPAETFDPVDLRVAYMPNMGSCSLLATAINAGFFEEMGLNVTLTEFQGGPAEIAAMASGDIDISQIGHGAHALCIEGQAKIFQLDCTSLADAVMANKDKGISTVADLKGKTVAATAGTSAEIILNLALAEAGLTQSDVKVVEMDANGMVSAMVSGSVDACATWSPSTMTIANALGDKAITLATNNDFVDKVTFPSSFITTDKFATENHDVLVRFSRALQKAQDYRAANIEEVAKWVAKQCKAEEQTMLDCVGEGNWLTGEFIAKGLADGTVKTYYENQQQVFIDAGRITEKVPVEDYVLFDVMEEAAAANAK, encoded by the coding sequence ATGAAGAAAATTCTTTGCCTGGTGCTGGCCCTGGCCATGATGAGCCTGGCGCTTGTAGCCTGCGGCGGCACCACCAGCACACCTGCTTCCACCCCGGCATCCCAGCCTGCAAGCCAGCCTGCGAGCATGGCCGACAGCGAGCCCGCCGAAACCTTTGACCCGGTGGACCTGCGTGTGGCCTACATGCCCAACATGGGTTCCTGCAGCCTGCTGGCCACAGCCATCAATGCGGGCTTCTTTGAGGAGATGGGCCTGAACGTGACCCTGACCGAGTTCCAGGGCGGCCCCGCCGAGATCGCCGCCATGGCTTCCGGCGACATTGATATCTCCCAGATCGGCCACGGCGCCCATGCCCTGTGCATTGAGGGCCAGGCCAAAATCTTCCAGCTCGACTGCACCAGCCTTGCCGACGCGGTGATGGCCAACAAGGACAAGGGCATCAGCACCGTGGCCGACCTGAAGGGCAAAACCGTGGCGGCTACTGCCGGCACTTCTGCCGAGATCATTCTGAACCTGGCGCTGGCCGAGGCCGGCCTGACCCAGAGCGATGTGAAGGTTGTGGAGATGGATGCCAACGGTATGGTGAGCGCGATGGTGAGCGGCAGTGTGGACGCCTGCGCCACCTGGAGCCCCAGCACCATGACCATTGCGAACGCCCTGGGCGACAAGGCCATCACTTTGGCCACCAACAACGACTTTGTAGACAAGGTCACCTTCCCCTCCAGCTTTATCACCACCGATAAGTTTGCCACCGAAAACCATGACGTACTGGTGCGCTTCTCCCGCGCTCTTCAGAAGGCGCAGGACTATCGCGCCGCCAACATTGAAGAGGTCGCCAAGTGGGTCGCCAAGCAGTGCAAGGCTGAAGAGCAGACCATGCTGGACTGCGTGGGCGAGGGTAACTGGCTCACCGGCGAGTTCATTGCAAAGGGCCTGGCAGACGGCACCGTAAAGACCTACTATGAGAACCAGCAGCAGGTGTTCATTGACGCCGGCCGCATCACCGAGAAGGTGCCCGTAGAGGACTACGTGCTGTTCGACGTGATGGAAGAGGCCGCTGCGGCCAACGCTAAATAA